The Micromonospora sp. WMMD961 genome has a segment encoding these proteins:
- a CDS encoding alpha-amylase family protein: MGDRWYSEAVVYCLDIDTYADSDGDGVGDIRGLIGRLDYLARLGVTCLWLHPIHPSPNRDDGYDVTDFYNVDPRFGTLGDFAELLHQAQNRGIRVIIDLVVNHTSDEHPWFQSARSSPDSPYRDWYVWSDTEPDDRHQGMVFPGEQNETWSYDRTAKAWFYHRFYKFQPDLNFANPQVRAEVKKIMSFWLQLGVSGFRMDAVPFIIELTEPGNPNSPKDFEFLTEMRQHVQWRRGDAVLLAEANVEPDELPTFFGDASGSGNRIHMLFDFMLNGRLMLALAREDPESLIEALRDTPKLPVGGQWATFLRNHDEIDLSRLTTEQRNQVYAQFGPDETMRIYDRGIRRRFAPMLGNDRRHLELAYALQFSMRGTPVLRYGEEIGMGEDLSLPGREAIRTPMQWSYQPNAGFSTADPEKLVRPVIDKGEFGYQNVNVTAQRGDPKSLLAWFERMIRTLREAPEIGSGSTTHIDVAVPPGVLAHRADGPTGTMVFLHNLGTDDAEVDLSSLEPEADHPIDVLADRGYGELGKLGAVKVSGHGYRWIRLCRGSAC, from the coding sequence ATGGGTGACCGTTGGTATTCCGAAGCCGTCGTCTACTGCCTCGACATCGACACGTACGCCGACTCCGACGGAGACGGGGTCGGTGACATCCGAGGGTTGATCGGGAGACTGGACTATCTGGCCCGTCTCGGGGTGACCTGCCTGTGGCTGCACCCGATCCACCCGTCGCCCAACCGTGACGACGGCTACGACGTCACCGACTTCTACAACGTGGACCCGCGCTTCGGCACCCTGGGCGACTTCGCCGAGTTGCTGCACCAGGCGCAGAACCGGGGCATCCGGGTGATCATCGACCTGGTGGTCAACCACACGTCCGACGAGCACCCCTGGTTCCAGTCCGCCCGCTCCTCGCCCGACTCGCCGTACCGCGACTGGTACGTCTGGTCCGACACCGAGCCGGACGACCGGCACCAGGGCATGGTCTTCCCCGGCGAGCAGAACGAGACCTGGAGTTACGACCGGACCGCCAAGGCGTGGTTCTACCACCGGTTCTACAAGTTCCAGCCGGACCTCAACTTCGCCAACCCGCAGGTCCGGGCCGAGGTCAAGAAGATCATGTCGTTCTGGCTCCAGCTCGGCGTCTCCGGCTTCCGGATGGACGCGGTGCCGTTCATCATCGAGCTGACCGAGCCGGGCAACCCGAACTCTCCGAAGGACTTCGAGTTCCTCACCGAGATGCGCCAGCACGTGCAGTGGCGCCGCGGCGACGCGGTTCTGCTGGCCGAGGCGAACGTGGAGCCGGACGAGCTACCGACGTTCTTCGGCGACGCCAGCGGCTCCGGCAACCGGATCCACATGCTCTTCGACTTCATGCTCAACGGTCGGCTCATGCTCGCCCTGGCCCGGGAGGACCCGGAGTCGTTGATCGAGGCGCTGCGGGACACCCCGAAACTGCCGGTCGGCGGGCAGTGGGCCACCTTCCTGCGTAACCACGACGAGATCGACCTGTCCCGGCTCACCACCGAACAACGCAACCAGGTGTACGCGCAGTTCGGTCCGGACGAGACGATGCGCATCTACGACCGGGGCATCCGTCGCCGGTTCGCCCCGATGCTCGGCAACGACCGGCGGCACCTCGAACTGGCGTACGCCCTGCAGTTCTCGATGCGCGGCACGCCGGTGCTGCGCTACGGCGAGGAGATCGGGATGGGCGAGGACCTGTCGCTGCCCGGTCGGGAGGCGATCCGTACCCCGATGCAGTGGTCGTACCAGCCGAACGCCGGCTTCTCCACGGCGGACCCGGAGAAGCTGGTCCGCCCGGTGATCGACAAGGGTGAGTTCGGCTACCAGAACGTCAACGTCACCGCCCAGCGGGGCGACCCGAAGTCGCTGCTCGCCTGGTTCGAGCGCATGATCCGTACGCTGCGCGAGGCCCCCGAGATCGGCTCCGGCTCGACCACCCACATCGACGTGGCGGTGCCACCCGGAGTGCTCGCGCACCGGGCCGACGGGCCGACCGGGACGATGGTCTTCCTGCACAACCTGGGCACCGACGACGCCGAGGTGGACCTGAGCAGTCTCGAACCCGAGGCCGACCACCCGATCGACGTGCTCGCCGATCGGGGCTACGGCGAGTTGGGCAAGCTCGGCGCGGTGAAGGTCTCCGGCCACGGATACCGGTGGATTCGCCTATGCCGAGGCTCGGCCTGCTGA
- a CDS encoding DUF1349 domain-containing protein — protein sequence MGNDLVPPSEPMDWSEGRWLHPPVRVEKSPTGELVVEPAAGSDLWRRTSYGFVHDDAPALLAPLSVGAAMEVSFRLDFSAQFDQAGVLVRVDERTWTKAGVEMSDGESQLGAVVTREFSDWSVSPVPEWSGREVTVRVSRAGDALTVRARADEAPWRLVRLTPLDPAAEALAGPFCCAPSRAGLTVVFTGWRQGPADTALHPEH from the coding sequence ATGGGAAACGACCTCGTGCCGCCGAGCGAACCGATGGACTGGTCCGAGGGCAGGTGGCTGCACCCGCCGGTACGCGTCGAGAAGAGCCCGACCGGTGAGCTGGTCGTGGAACCGGCTGCGGGGAGCGACCTCTGGCGGCGGACCAGCTACGGGTTCGTCCACGACGACGCTCCGGCGCTGTTGGCGCCGCTTTCCGTGGGCGCGGCCATGGAGGTGAGCTTCCGGCTCGACTTCTCGGCGCAGTTCGACCAGGCCGGTGTGCTCGTCCGCGTCGACGAACGGACCTGGACCAAGGCCGGCGTCGAGATGAGTGACGGCGAGTCGCAACTCGGCGCGGTGGTGACCCGGGAGTTCTCCGACTGGTCGGTGTCGCCGGTGCCGGAGTGGTCGGGCCGGGAGGTGACCGTGCGGGTCAGCCGGGCCGGCGACGCGCTGACCGTCCGCGCCCGGGCCGACGAGGCGCCGTGGCGACTGGTCCGGCTCACTCCGCTGGACCCGGCGGCCGAGGCGCTGGCCGGGCCGTTCTGCTGCGCGCCGTCCCGCGCCGGCCTGACCGTGGTGTTCACTGGTTGGCGGCAGGGGCCGGCGGACACCGCGCTGCACCCGGAGCACTGA
- a CDS encoding DedA family protein: protein MAYARSGDPSEFTGLTGWVASVIEAMGPVGVALLVALESIVPPIPSEIVLAMAGFLAHEGQFNVVVVVVAATVGSLVGALVLYWLGAALGEERLKRWLDRIPLVDRDDLERADRWFERHGRWAVLIGRVVPVVRSLVSVPAGANRMPLGQFILFTTIGSGVWNGLIVGAGYALGSRWQDVERYSDWFNYAIVAVFVVLVVAWVVRKLRRRRDRDDRRSVTAGR from the coding sequence ATGGCGTACGCCCGGAGCGGCGACCCGTCCGAGTTCACCGGGCTGACCGGTTGGGTGGCCTCGGTGATCGAGGCGATGGGCCCGGTCGGCGTGGCGCTGCTGGTGGCGTTGGAGAGCATCGTCCCACCCATCCCCAGCGAGATCGTGTTGGCGATGGCCGGCTTCCTGGCTCACGAGGGCCAGTTCAACGTGGTGGTCGTGGTGGTGGCCGCGACTGTCGGTTCGCTCGTCGGTGCGCTGGTGCTCTACTGGCTCGGCGCGGCGCTCGGCGAGGAACGGCTGAAGCGTTGGCTGGACCGCATTCCGCTGGTGGACCGCGACGACCTGGAGAGGGCCGACCGCTGGTTCGAGCGGCACGGCCGGTGGGCGGTGTTGATCGGCCGGGTGGTGCCGGTGGTCCGCAGTCTGGTCTCCGTGCCGGCCGGCGCCAACCGGATGCCGCTGGGCCAGTTCATCCTGTTCACCACGATCGGCAGTGGGGTGTGGAACGGTCTGATCGTGGGGGCCGGCTACGCGCTGGGCAGCCGGTGGCAGGACGTCGAGCGCTACAGCGACTGGTTCAACTACGCGATCGTCGCGGTCTTCGTGGTGCTGGTTGTCGCCTGGGTGGTCCGTAAGCTACGGCGACGTCGGGACCGCGACGACCGGCGGTCGGTGACCGCCGGTCGCTGA
- a CDS encoding cellulose binding domain-containing protein, protein MKRSRPLVLSLVTALAATLGAAWVALPAYAAGPTANFVKTAEWGSGWEGKYTITNGGTSTINGWSLAFDLPSGTTLGSYWDALLTSAGQRHTFTNRSWNGAIAPGASVSFGFLASGSGSPSGCQLNGASCGGGTPPTTPPPTTPPPTTPPPTTPPPTNPPTGDLPKHLLTGYWHNFDNPAVELRLRDVPAEYDLVAVAFAEATSTPGALTFGVDPGLAASLGGYTEADFTDDVRTLHSRGKRVILSVGGETGRVTVNNAASATAFADTAAALIARYGFDGIDIDLENGLNPTYMAQALRALRAKVGSSLIIAMAPQTIDMQNPAGGYFKLALDIKDILTVVNTQFYNSGAMLGCDQNAAYGQGTVNFIVALACIQLEAGLRPDQVGLGLPAGPGAAGGGIVAPSVVNAALDCLARGTNCGSFRPPRTYPGIRGAMTWSVNWDVSNGNTFARTVAPHLDTLP, encoded by the coding sequence ATGAAACGCTCCAGACCACTTGTCCTGTCCCTGGTCACCGCGCTCGCCGCCACGCTCGGCGCGGCCTGGGTGGCGCTGCCCGCGTACGCCGCCGGACCGACCGCCAACTTCGTCAAGACCGCCGAGTGGGGTTCCGGTTGGGAGGGGAAGTACACCATCACCAACGGTGGCACCTCGACCATCAACGGTTGGAGCCTCGCCTTCGACCTGCCGTCCGGCACCACCCTCGGCAGCTACTGGGACGCGCTGCTGACCTCCGCCGGCCAGCGGCACACCTTCACCAACCGGTCCTGGAACGGCGCCATCGCCCCGGGCGCCTCGGTCTCCTTCGGCTTCCTGGCCAGCGGCTCCGGCTCGCCCAGCGGCTGCCAGCTCAACGGCGCGTCGTGCGGCGGCGGCACCCCGCCCACCACGCCACCGCCGACGACTCCGCCGCCGACCACGCCACCGCCCACCACGCCACCGCCGACGAACCCGCCCACCGGTGACCTGCCCAAGCACCTGCTCACCGGCTACTGGCACAACTTCGACAACCCGGCCGTCGAACTGCGGCTGCGCGACGTCCCCGCCGAGTACGACCTGGTGGCGGTCGCCTTCGCCGAGGCCACCTCGACACCCGGCGCGCTCACCTTCGGCGTCGACCCCGGGCTCGCCGCGTCGCTCGGCGGCTACACCGAGGCGGACTTCACCGACGACGTACGCACCCTGCACAGCCGGGGCAAGCGGGTGATCCTCTCGGTGGGCGGCGAGACCGGCCGGGTCACCGTCAACAATGCGGCCTCGGCCACCGCGTTCGCCGACACGGCTGCCGCGCTGATCGCCCGGTACGGCTTCGACGGCATCGACATCGACCTGGAGAACGGCCTCAACCCGACCTACATGGCGCAGGCGCTACGCGCGCTCCGGGCCAAGGTCGGGTCGAGCCTGATCATCGCGATGGCGCCGCAGACGATCGACATGCAGAACCCGGCCGGCGGCTACTTCAAGCTGGCGCTCGACATCAAGGACATCCTCACCGTCGTCAACACCCAGTTCTACAACTCCGGGGCGATGCTCGGCTGCGACCAGAACGCCGCGTACGGCCAGGGCACTGTGAACTTCATCGTCGCGCTGGCCTGCATCCAGTTGGAGGCCGGGCTCCGCCCCGACCAGGTCGGTCTCGGTCTGCCGGCCGGGCCGGGCGCGGCCGGTGGTGGCATCGTCGCGCCCAGCGTGGTCAACGCGGCGCTGGACTGCCTGGCCCGGGGCACCAACTGCGGCAGCTTCCGGCCGCCGCGCACGTACCCCGGCATCCGTGGCGCGATGACCTGGTCGGTGAACTGGGACGTCAGCAACGGCAACACCTTCGCCCGCACGGTGGCCCCGCACCTGGACACCCTGCCCTGA
- a CDS encoding carbohydrate-binding protein codes for MAPPLAAPAAPLVRRRLRLASLLLVATTTVLAGVTVTAQAAVPPPPTGWSTVWSDDFTGAAGTLPSSANWIIDTGHNYPGGPGNWGTGEIQNYTASTANVSHDGGGNLRITPLRDSGGGWTSARIETVRSNFKAPSGGVLAIEGRIQMPNVTGAAAAGYWPAFWALGAPYRGNYQNWPGIGEFDVMENVNGINSVWGVLHCGVAPGGPCNESNGLGASRACPGSSCQSAFHTYRFEWDASISPQQLRWYVDGQLYHTVTSSQVGASAWSQMTSHQGYFLLLNVAMGGAFPNGVAGSGTPTAATVPGRPMLVDYVAVYQRGSGTTPPPTTPPPGGTRDAYSQIQAESFNGQNGVLVEACSEGGQNIAALRNGDWVRYDNVDFGSTGPRDFLARVASGAGGGASGLVEVRVGSPTAAPIGSFAIGNTGGWQSWRSVPGNVGAVTGRQAVYLTFTSGQPNDFVNVNWFTFRR; via the coding sequence ATGGCACCTCCATTGGCGGCCCCCGCCGCCCCGCTCGTCCGACGCCGGCTGCGGCTGGCCTCCCTCCTGCTCGTCGCCACCACCACCGTCCTGGCCGGCGTCACCGTCACCGCGCAGGCGGCCGTGCCGCCACCGCCGACCGGCTGGAGCACGGTCTGGAGCGACGACTTCACCGGCGCCGCCGGAACCCTGCCGTCGTCCGCGAACTGGATCATCGACACCGGCCACAACTATCCCGGTGGTCCGGGCAACTGGGGCACCGGCGAGATCCAGAACTACACCGCCAGCACCGCCAACGTCAGCCACGACGGTGGTGGCAACCTGCGGATCACACCACTGCGCGACAGCGGTGGCGGCTGGACCTCCGCCCGGATCGAGACCGTGCGCAGCAACTTCAAGGCCCCGTCCGGCGGCGTGCTCGCCATCGAGGGCCGGATCCAGATGCCGAACGTCACCGGTGCGGCGGCCGCCGGATACTGGCCGGCCTTCTGGGCACTCGGGGCGCCCTACCGGGGCAACTACCAGAACTGGCCGGGCATCGGTGAGTTCGACGTGATGGAGAACGTCAACGGCATCAACTCGGTCTGGGGCGTGCTGCACTGCGGCGTCGCGCCGGGCGGGCCGTGCAACGAGTCCAACGGCCTCGGCGCGTCCCGGGCCTGTCCGGGTTCGAGCTGCCAGTCCGCGTTCCACACGTACCGGTTCGAGTGGGACGCCTCGATCAGCCCGCAACAACTGCGCTGGTACGTCGACGGGCAGCTCTACCACACCGTCACGTCCAGTCAGGTCGGTGCGTCCGCCTGGTCGCAGATGACCTCGCACCAGGGCTACTTCCTGCTGCTCAACGTCGCGATGGGTGGAGCCTTCCCGAACGGCGTGGCCGGCAGCGGCACGCCGACCGCGGCCACCGTCCCCGGTCGACCGATGCTCGTCGACTACGTGGCGGTGTACCAGCGCGGCAGTGGCACCACCCCGCCGCCCACGACGCCGCCACCCGGCGGCACGAGGGACGCGTACTCCCAGATCCAGGCCGAGTCGTTCAACGGGCAGAACGGCGTGCTCGTCGAGGCGTGCTCGGAGGGCGGGCAGAACATCGCGGCGCTGCGCAACGGTGACTGGGTGCGCTACGACAATGTCGACTTCGGTTCCACCGGCCCCCGGGACTTCCTGGCCCGGGTCGCCTCCGGCGCGGGTGGCGGTGCGAGCGGCCTCGTCGAGGTGCGGGTGGGCAGCCCGACAGCGGCACCGATCGGCAGCTTCGCGATCGGCAACACCGGGGGGTGGCAGAGCTGGCGTTCGGTGCCCGGCAACGTGGGCGCGGTGACCGGCCGGCAGGCCGTGTACCTGACCTTCACCAGTGGCCAGCCGAACGACTTCGTCAACGTCAACTGGTTCACGTTCCGCCGCTGA